Below is a genomic region from Eupeodes corollae chromosome 1, idEupCoro1.1, whole genome shotgun sequence.
AGTGTGTTCATTGCGCGTATCTATTGTGCTCATACATTACTGCTGAATGTAATCAAACCTCAAATTTAAAATCTGTTCTctaacagtcttatttaatagaattcgctaaacagatgaatagttatacagtgaataaggatttatgtaggctctatgtaacgttgcaaaaattcctatttataaaaaaatctgctataaattttagttatacaatgcttatatcaaaaaaagtgccaaaagtactataaaatctgctagttgtcatagcaactaaaatataacaaaataattccaattatttgtatgatattctctttcgaaaatctatattttttttagattcttcgtttcttcggctcacgagctaaactcgagaggcattattgtttttattttaatttcaaaaagagaggagagaaatcaaaatgacatttacgaaataataataacaataatttccttatgtaggctctattcaacctcaaaacgcgtttagcttattatgggactatgcaaccttgtataagttttataaatagcatttttgcgtttagaggcattatagagataacataactttatgtaggctctatacagcgtttttaaataagactgtaaaTGTTTATATACCCAAATTATCAAACAAACCTCATGTCATCCGAAACGTCAAATCAAATCGATATTCGCGAACCGAACCCAACTTCACTCCTTTCGATTACGACGAAAAAATTTTCGTGCACCACCAACATTTCTGGGTGGTTCTTTGATTTGTCCATCAAATAAAATCCTCAATCTTGAAATAGAGATTCTAATTTCAAAGTCATGGCGTTGCGTGTGTTAAATCTGCCCCAGCATTTGCGACAACTGACCAAGGGAACCACCTTTGCTCAGGTAATCCtcccaacaaaaaaagaaaccaaaatgaATTTCATAATCTCGTGCTATAGAAAAGTTGGcccaaagaaaaattgacattacGTAATTTTTCCAAATCAGTTTTGTGTTAAAtccaataattattattcaataACATATGAAAACTCTTAATTACTTTGAaagttagttaaattattcgGAAGTGAATTAGAAGAACATCCTCGGattcttgaaaatatttgtctGAAACATTTAAGGTTATGTTATTGATGAAagattgtctttttttatttttcctgtcCAGCGCTACAAGGCCTCGCATGCTGCCGGCCTCAAGAAGACCCTGGTGAACATTCCCGCAACCCAAGTCACTCAATTGGATAATGGTCTTCGTGTTGCCAGCGAAGACTCCGGTGCCCAGACTGCCACAGTTGGACTCTGGATCGATGCTGGTTCACGGTCTGAAAACGAGTCAAACAATGGTGTCGCCCATTTCTTGGAACACATGGCATTCAAGGTAAGTTtgcaactttatttattaaacccACAATGTATCtatatctttttaaacaaaaatattacttagGGAACTGCTAAACGTTCACAAACCGATTTGGAATTGGAAGTCGAGAACATGGGTGCCCATTTGAATGCCTACACATCCAGGGAACAGACAGTCTTCTATGCCAAGTGTCTGTCCAAGGACGTCCCAAAAGCTGTCGAAATCCTCGCCGACATCATCCAGAACTCGAAATTGGGTGAATCAGAAATCGAACGCGAACGATCGGTTATTCTTCGTGAAATGCAAGAAGTCGAGAGCAATTTGCAAGAAGTAGTATTTGACCATTTGCATGCAACTGCCTACCAAGGAACTCCATTGGGACAAACCATCTTGGGACCCACAAAGAACATTAAGTAACACTTCTTGACACTGCGATATTAGAATCGTACCTCATTCCTTATGAATCTTTTCCTAGATCCATTGGCAAATCAGATTTGCAAGATTACATCAGCACCCACTACAAGGCTTCTCGCATTGTTTTGTCCGGAGCTGGTGGAGTCAACCATAAAGAGCTCGTCCAATTGGCCAACTCAAACCTCGGCAAATTGCAGAACACTTACGATGGCAAACCACCATCTATCACTCCCTGCCGTTTCACTGGATCTGAAATGCGTGTCCGTGACGACTCATTGCCATTGGCTCATGTTGCCATCGCTGTTGAGAGCTGTGGCTGGACCGATCAGGACAATATCCCTCTGATGGTTGCCAGTACTTTGATCGGTGCTTGGGATCGTTCTCAGGGTGGTGGTGCCAATAATGCTTCCAACTTGGCTCGTGCCAGTGCTGAGAGCAGTACGTATTGtcttctttcaattttaaacgtGTTCTcacttgatatattttttgacaaatagaTCTGTGCCACAGCTTCCAGTCCTTCAACACATGCTACAAGGATACTGGCTTGTGGGGTATCTACTGGGTCTGCGATCCACTCCAGAGCGAGGTAAATCATTCATCTATTTCATTTTCCTTAAGAACTTTATTTACACTTTGAATCTTCTCCTCTAGATGATGCTCTACAATGTCACACAAGAATGGATGCGTCTCTGCACCATGATCACCGAAGCTGAGGTCGAACGTGCAAAGAACCTCCTCAAGACCAATTTGCTCTTGCAATTGGACGGAACCACACCAATCTGCGAAGATATTGGCCGTCAAATGCTCTGCTATAACCGTCGTATCCCATTGCACGAATTGGAACAACGAATTGACGCTGTGTCAGTGCAAAATATCCGTGATGTTGGTATGAAGTATTTGTACGATAGGTGTCCAGCTGTTGCTGCTGTCGGACCAACTGAAAACCTACCCGACTACAACAGAATTCGTTCCAGCTTGTACTGGCTTAGGTTGTAAGCAGTTAAATTAACTAATTTACCAAGCAATAGaaactaaaaaacaagaaacaaaataaaacaacaacagccaCAAAATCCAATTTCAAACCAAGCTCCTGATGTAATCGATACCAatctttaaaaagaatatgtttGTTGAATGTGAAAGAACGCACTACAATGATCAAGTAATGTGTaaacaataaacttaaaatttaaattaacattaatgtgttattatttttaattagttttcttaTTGTAAAGTCCTCAAAACCGACcttattcagttatttttgttaagacttCGTTAAAACATAGGGTAGAGTAGCCTAATGAATTGGTTTATAGTTCTCTTCCAAATATTAGGTCTTAAATTGTTCTCTTAAACTTttctgtcaactgtcaaaaatctaCTTGCGTTTGCTCAGTTCACAGTCACAGttgctttgaaaaaattaaccGGTTTGCGTCGCTCGTCTTGTAGACGGGGAAgatttttgtgttaatttattttcaaaatcgttaCTAAAATTGCTGTCAGAATTTGTGTTTTGGGTGTTCATTTTGTTGGTAAGTGTTTtcaaatgttgtttttcttataaaatattttattcttcattaaaattatcttttaaatgtgaaaaattttgtaatttattgttgattttaagGGGGCAGAAGATAGGACACACAAATAAACCTAGTTGCCTATTATCGGCCGCCCCGGACGGCGCTTCATTTCGTATAAAAGCACATATTTAGAGCAAGCATTATTTGAAATACGTCAAAATAAATTACGGATCATAGCAGCAGCAAGAAGATTTATTGTTCTAAGGACGACTCTTCAGGACCGTATTCACAATACAATATCAGATAACCTAGGAAAAATTGGTCCTTGTCCTGTGCTGTCtgcagaagaagaaaataagctAAAAAACTGGCTTGTAAAATTAGCAAAATGTGGCTTTCCACTAACTTGTGAAAACCTTTTGAAAAAGGTGCAAGGCATTCTGCAAGAAAACGACCTCAAAACTCCTTTCAAAGACAACAAACCCGGTAAGAAATGGAACTATGGCTTTATGCAACGCCATCCCGATTTAAGTCTACGAACTGCTGAATCTGTTTCCAAAAGCCGAGCGCAAATAACAGAAGAAGGTATACGAAAATAGTTTAGAGAGCTGAAGGCATATTTGACAGAAGAGCCTTAGATGTTCTTGAGGAATGACGGAATTTAGTATGATTCCAAAAACGGGAAATGTCATTGCCCCAAAAGGAATCAAAAATCTTTACAAAATCAAGGCACCGAATGAAAAAGGGAATAAAACTGTTCTGACGATGTTTTCAGCAGATGGAAGAACACTTCCTCCTTTGGTTGTTTTGCCTTACAAAATAACGACCAACTGGTTAAAATCAGTCCAAAATAAGAAGCCTGACTGGATTTTTGGCAAGACTGAGAGTGCATGGGTGCGAGgaaaaacttttcttcaatATGTAAAAGATGGCCTTAACGTTTGGATatcaaaaaatgatgttaaacatcctgttcttttttttgtcgatgGACACGCTTCTCACATGTCCCTTGATTTGAGTAATTTTTGCAGCAGCTACAACATCATCATTTTATATACACTCCCTCCAAACACTACTCATATCCTTTAACCGGCCGATGTGGGTGCTTTTAAAGGTATAAAATCAgactatacaaatattttaaattaatggcGCAAACGTCCAGGTAGTCACGGCAGCATAATGAACAAGGAGAATTTTTGTGATGTGCAACCATCATATAAAatgccttcaaaaaatatggaCTATTTCCATTCGACCCTAATGCCGTAGACTACTCGAAATGTGTACAAAAAGCCTAAGAAGCTTTAAATGCTACTGTTTCGATCTTGGTGATGATGTTCGCGATTAAAATGTTGAAGTTCCTGTTGGTGTATTTGGAGagtgggatatttttttttttttaggatatttaaattatttattatttatcttcaatattacaataataataattttttaatattttggaattcTATATAATATGTgatgtttaaatggtagacatgtgtattcatgaggacacaagcgtctacaggtttttcttaaaaccaacctctgtctatcaactcctactctcacctccttgtggtgaacatcgggtgcctagtacctcaactggagattgggttccaaccccagtgaaaagttgttgggggcagcaaacgagagagatggggagaggtgtttccactaaggcacctctgcttatccagacggcagcggaggaattcccgagatggaatgaAAGGTGGCGTCTACTGTTCCAGTaagattgaactacttagtgaacaccttataaggcttTTTCGatttattcggagcccaggcggttttatccggctcccatccttggagttatacttaggatctggccctccaggttgggaatgttaggtcccttaacagaccacatgcGACCGAAGAAttagaggatgaaaaactgtgatatttactatggtgactggtaccgagaaaaccaacagcgctaaattggatgcggctttgtcattggagccagtcTGATGCATGAAGTCTTgtgctataggtgcatcaacgagcgcctcatgaccaccCGCATGTAGGCAACATAAGCCTGAtttgcgcgcacgcccccacagaagagaaggatgacaacaccaaagattatgttcttcgagctcttgaacaagacatatgagcagtgtcctagctacgatattaaaactgtcctgggcgattttaatgacaaggaagggaagacatctttggtggattaatcgggaaaaacagcctgcacaacaacacttccgacaaggGATTtgggctcatagattttgctgcggggtgaaacgtcaaGGTAGCCAGTACCCGTTtttacacctcaacatccacaaaggaacatGGAGTACTCCAGATCAATCTTCCGTCAACCAGATTCACCATATTGcatccagcatcatggatgtccgaactttccgaggggctAACACCGACTcggacccaaggcaaaacagggatatgctgggagaaggtacaacgtcaaacgtCTACAATCCAAtaagatcgccaaatccttttccgaccgagttaaaagtaacctctctcgaagttctctaccgctaacacaatgtatcaaaaaccagtggcaacattgccaagatgcaatcagggaagccgcctctgatgtgctgggtttcaagcagccaccaacaaggaacccctggtttgatgaggaatgtcggcaggcaaatgcagtcaaacaacaggcacgcaaagcggcgctgcataaaaggacgagagctgctcatgagctctccAGTTGAGTTACTAGGCActcgatgttcaccacgggcaGGTGACAGTtgaagttgatagacagagttgGGTTTtctgtcctcttgaatgcacatgtctaccatttgaacagaAGAGGCGgaaggaacaccgacttctcagaaggaaaaagagagggcatgagaagcgtgcggtcgaagatgttgaaaggtttaaaagcaggaatgaagttcgaaagttttatgaacaggtgaaacgaaattcacagaaacataaacctagaaccgaaggatGCAAAGATGAAAccggaaacatcatagtggaaccgcagtcaatgttgaggacatggaaggaccacttctgcagactgtataacggcgatgacaaatcgaatccgctgtcaggcaggatgatccattcaacatagacgacgaaagccaactatcccgtcctcccgacttagaagaagtaaagattgtcatatctaagctaaagtctaataaagccgctggagcggatggcttgaatgccgagctctttaaagcagctggagacaagttggttaggagcatacaccaacttatctgaaagatatggtcggaagaaaacatgcccgatgaatggaacctcagtattgtctgcccgatactgaaaaaaggagaccctctaaactgcaccaactatagaggaatcagtctacttaacatggcttataaaatcttttcaGCCGTTATACGTAcgcgtctaaagcccatcgtctacaagctgataggtccttataagtgtggttttagaccaggaaagtccacaatcgatcaaatattcacattacggcagatcctgggacgagctgtatagagccatgtcttgttttggcattccttccaaactcgtccgtttgtgcaggatgaccatggagaatttaagctgctccataaaggttggaaacaacttaacagaacctttcgatgtcacaTCGTACTcgaaagaatagtacagagctcacacttcaacactagaggcactatctttcaaaagtctgtccaattactagcacaGCATGATGTCAaaggggcttttgtgagtattgaggcaagggcggcaaaaatgggtttaacgggtaatgagggcaaaacaaaacaaaattacatacaacaccgacgtcttggtcaaaacgtcactatcgacagacgtaactttgaggtagccaaggacttcgtctacctaggcaaccttaagtaagtaagattaaaAGGctcatttaaataaacataatattttgtattaaatttgttgagATTTCTTCCTGTTTACCTCCAAtaactaaacattttcaaagtcAATAAATTTACGGATCGTTTTATACTTATTTTCATAGCATATGGAGCATCATTTAgtttatacaaatacaaaacaaaatcgaaaatgGGTGTGCTCTTGACTTTGGAGTTAACTAACCGCCATTCCTAGAATTAGAAACAACCCCTCTTTTCGAGTACCTGAAATGCTGTACAAAAAAACGAATATCTCACGATAAAGCAAACAGATGCAAATAAAATCGGGCCAACATCAaggcaacaaaatataaaaaaaatgattcagGTGtttttaggagtttttttttaaaccttactTGAATATCAGTTTCCCTAATTTTTTGAAGTCGCCCAAGAAATAGGTTAACACTTAcacaatttcttataaaatcttgatttttgtattcaatagcTTAACAcaattgaaataattataatgTTCTATAACAAAAAAACTTGAACTTAAGGAAAAGTACACTCCTCAAACATCGGCATCAACTTTCTTTGTGTTTTCCTCTACTTTGTGTCTACactacatcaaaaaattgcacgtacagcaattgaaaataaatgggtTTACCTTACACTATGAACTTTCTACCACAAATCTGAGCTTATtgactttatttgataaaattataataatggGAAATGCAACAATACTTTGgttcatgtttattttttaccgTTTGTAGAATTTTGCCAGGAATGTCAAAAGTTGCTCGTACATCAAACAAATGTTCGTCACTGCTCTCTTCTCTCAAAATGATAATAAcggttgtttttgaaatgtaaattgtgtACTGTAATGATATTAAGAGATCTAGGCTCAGTATGCCGTGGTGTATTgatcttttcaattgttttttttttttttaattttgcgaagtttattttgaaaatggaggcttctcataaaaaagtacctcttgaagtaagaaaactgatttttaaactaagaaacgACGGAAAAAGTTATGCTGAGATATCGCCAACTATTAATAGACCACGGTCTACAGttcaatatgtattaaaaaataatttgaaaaataaaagctttgaagtggCCCCAGGAAGAGGAAGAGAGCTCAAATAtaacgaaaaattgaaagaatggtAAGTGCCCCTAAAATAGCTGATGACATTCAAGCAAATGATGGAATATCGTTTAACCTTCAAACTGTTTGGAACTTTCTGCAATCAAAGGGATATAATGGTCGCACGGTGCAAAAAAAACCTATACctatttcaaaagcaaacgtTTCAAAACGGTTATACTATGCGAATGCATACGTTTCTAAACCACAtaatttttggaagaatgtgttATGTCGATAGCAAGTTTAATGTCTTAGGGACGGTCGCAGATTTGTGTGGTGGAAACCAAAGACAGCATTAGATgtgaagaatttgcaatcaaAGGTTAAACATGGAGGAGGAAATGTTATGGTCTGAGGAGCTATGGGGTCCAATGGTGTGGGAAATttagttttcataaaaacaataattgataaaaacaaatatttacaaattgtaaaagaaaatttgaaagccaGCGCTTCAAAGATTGGCCTTAAAGAGGACTTTTTACTAAGACAACATTCATCAAGGATAGTAAAGGAGTGGCTTCTCGATAATGTTAAATCGATACTGTCTTATCCTCCCCAATCCCCAGAACTTAATCTCATTGAGCATCTTTGCGATTATTTAGGAAGAAAGGTCCGAGAATCAAAAAATGAGCAATAAAAACCAGCTAAAAGCTGTTATATTGGAAGAATGGAACAATATTTCGCCGGAAGTCACTTCAAAACTAGTTCTTTCTATGAAGAATAACCTTCAGGATGTTATAAAAGCGAAAGGTTATCACAATCGCTACtaaaacttacatacatatatataattcaGTTTTTTACCACTGCTCATgcaattttttgaactttgattTCCTACTTTGCCTAATTTAacgcattttttttcttcatgaagtttgttttcaatcctcaattttttgatatagtgTATGTTCCAGATCTCATCCAGTGATAAgaatttctttggaaaaaaaccTTGTTAATATGACTTGACAATTGATAATCTAGTTTATGTATAAATAACATTGTACGTCCCACTCATTCCAATGTTCATCGATCTTCCTTTCTATCTCCTTTCTATTCTCTTTCCTAATTTGCCAATTGAGTATAAGCTCAATACgattaaagacatttttttaaacgtaattagaggttcattttttttgaaatgctaaTATCAACACCTTTTATTTCGGAACATCAACAACTTGCAACTGCTATGCTATTTTCAAGAATAACCTTTTAAATTGAAACTGTTTAGCtcgataaaatcaattttcagtagtaaaacaaacacattttattCAGAAAAACCATAAACTTTCAAATTGCCAGCCTCTCGACGCCTGTCGCTATTGTCTTTATCATCGCATGCGTAAGCAAGCAAATATTGCTTAGGATGCCATGCGACTGTAAAAGTTGCTGCATCTACTGGAATATCAGATACTTTTTCACCTgcaatagaaaataataaaatatcgttaattttgttcttttattcatttacaaaaattcacCTGTTTCAGTATGAGCAATATCTATTAGAAGATCTTCACTGGCTGATGCTAGCAGTTTACCATCATAACTAAATGAAATTGTACGTACAGGCCAATCTAAGCGAGAAAGAACTCTCATGCAAGCAAGTTCGTTTGCATCCCAAATCGAGACAAGGGCGTCTGCTGATCCAGTTGCAAAATACTtcccttaaaaattaaaatcagctCATTTTATAAAACCATCCAATTTTAATTCagatgaaaattaaaagaatacaaaccTGTTGGATCGAATTCAATGCAAATGCAGGTGGCGGGATGGGCCTTAAGAACATGTTGTAGCTCTAGTCCGGGATAATTGAGAATGTGTACACAACCAAGGCCGTTTGTAAGGAAGAACATATCACTAGTGTTGTTCCATGCAATTTCATTCACCTAAAATGTGACCAAAGAATTATATACTTGTCTTGATGGTTTTTATGTTATATTACCTCAAAATTGAACTGTTCTTCAGCTCGGATCTTATTCGTCCTCGTATCAATGAATGTAACCAAGTCCTCTTTATTTCCAACAGCAATGGTTCTACCATCAGGCGACCAAGTTATATTAATGTTCTCGCCTTTGGTGTTCGTTACCGTGGAACATTTAGCCGCTCTTATATCCCATATCCGGACTGTTTTGTCACCACTAGCTGTACTTAACAGTTCTGGAGTAAATGCATGCCAACAGAGTTGATCCACTGAACCAGTATGACCACGATAAGTAGTTTCTTTATTCTGAAATAACA
It encodes:
- the LOC129940330 gene encoding mitochondrial-processing peptidase subunit beta; translated protein: MALRVLNLPQHLRQLTKGTTFAQRYKASHAAGLKKTLVNIPATQVTQLDNGLRVASEDSGAQTATVGLWIDAGSRSENESNNGVAHFLEHMAFKGTAKRSQTDLELEVENMGAHLNAYTSREQTVFYAKCLSKDVPKAVEILADIIQNSKLGESEIERERSVILREMQEVESNLQEVVFDHLHATAYQGTPLGQTILGPTKNIKSIGKSDLQDYISTHYKASRIVLSGAGGVNHKELVQLANSNLGKLQNTYDGKPPSITPCRFTGSEMRVRDDSLPLAHVAIAVESCGWTDQDNIPLMVASTLIGAWDRSQGGGANNASNLARASAESNLCHSFQSFNTCYKDTGLWGIYWVCDPLQSEMMLYNVTQEWMRLCTMITEAEVERAKNLLKTNLLLQLDGTTPICEDIGRQMLCYNRRIPLHELEQRIDAVSVQNIRDVGMKYLYDRCPAVAAVGPTENLPDYNRIRSSLYWLRL
- the LOC129939577 gene encoding THO complex subunit 3: MSRKNATIEELQTYFKTHSKIKEQKAHTSKVHSVGWSCDGKRLASGSFDKTVAVFTLDRERVNKETTYRGHTGSVDQLCWHAFTPELLSTASGDKTVRIWDIRAAKCSTVTNTKGENINITWSPDGRTIAVGNKEDLVTFIDTRTNKIRAEEQFNFEVNEIAWNNTSDMFFLTNGLGCVHILNYPGLELQHVLKAHPATCICIEFDPTGKYFATGSADALVSIWDANELACMRVLSRLDWPVRTISFSYDGKLLASASEDLLIDIAHTETGEKVSDIPVDAATFTVAWHPKQYLLAYACDDKDNSDRRREAGNLKVYGFSE